From the genome of Aerococcus urinaehominis:
TTAATCACTCAACTATTTTTCGTCAGCTGACCAGGTCCAGTCAATGTCTGGACCGGCAGGGACAATACCATTTGGATTGATGGTAGTATGACTCTTGTAATAGTGGGTTTTAATATGGTCAAAGTCAACAGTTTCTTTAACACCTGGCCAGTTGTAGAGGCGACGGGTGTATTCCCATAGCTTAGGGTATTGCCGTAGTTCTTTTAAGTTACATTTGAAGTGGCCGAAATAGACAGAGTCAAAGCGAACCAAGGTGGTGAAGAGGCGCCAGTCGGCTTCGGTAATCTGGTCACCGACTAGGTAGTCGTGGTCAGTCAAATGGTTTTCTAACTTATCTAATTCCTTGAAGAGTTTTTTAACTTCTTCTTGGTAGACATCTTGGTCAGTGGCAAAGCCAGCCTTATAAACACCATTATTAACAGCATCATAGACTTCATCATTGACTCGGTCGATTTCATCTATTAATTCATCAGGATTGTAGTTTCCTTCTTTGGCACCGATCCCATCAAAGGCCGAATTAAACATGCGGATAATATCAGCCGATTCATTATTAACAATTCTTTTTTGCTTTTTATCAAAGAGAACTGGTACAGTTACCCGACCAGTATATTCAGGGTCCTCATGCTGGTAAATCTCATACATATAGTCTGCTTGGTAAACTGGGTCGCTAATCACACCAGGCCCTTCCTCGAAGGTCCAGCCGTGTTCTAACATGACAGGGTTAACGACAGATACACTAATCATGTCTTCAAGGCCTTTTAGGCTACGGTAAATCATCGCCCGGCTAGCCCAAGGACAAGCCAGACTCACATAGAGGTGGTAGCGATCAGCTTCCGCCTTGAATCCGCCTTCACCTGTTGGACCAGGTTGGCCATCCGGGGTAATCCAATTTCTAAATTGTGAATCTTTACGGACGAAGCGTCCACCTG
Proteins encoded in this window:
- a CDS encoding glutathione S-transferase family protein produces the protein MGLLVDGKWVDQWYDTESTGGRFVRKDSQFRNWITPDGQPGPTGEGGFKAEADRYHLYVSLACPWASRAMIYRSLKGLEDMISVSVVNPVMLEHGWTFEEGPGVISDPVYQADYMYEIYQHEDPEYTGRVTVPVLFDKKQKRIVNNESADIIRMFNSAFDGIGAKEGNYNPDELIDEIDRVNDEVYDAVNNGVYKAGFATDQDVYQEEVKKLFKELDKLENHLTDHDYLVGDQITEADWRLFTTLVRFDSVYFGHFKCNLKELRQYPKLWEYTRRLYNWPGVKETVDFDHIKTHYYKSHTTINPNGIVPAGPDIDWTWSADEK